One window of the Saccopteryx bilineata isolate mSacBil1 chromosome 2, mSacBil1_pri_phased_curated, whole genome shotgun sequence genome contains the following:
- the SKA3 gene encoding spindle and kinetochore-associated protein 3 isoform X3 — protein MMDPIQKFCAKLRSLAVTLDSETARLQRALAEEDSEFEGCTMRILHDLHSEVRILKDDASILLDKAILESQENIGFIKSTKVLMNKNSADIMKITELFQKYGYNRCAKQSSVGEQEVFDSKPESARDENLQKPDKKDDVSNPVIPRSSVSEKIPYSPQLSDFGLERYLISQVPANPLHRVNKAKEEPKILMPAFKQSLVKVLITPKCALNMDNFECVTPKLEHYGISEHTMCLNEDYTVGLKNIKNKSEDAVETEPVSIDGTTPGLVNQQLGKNDAEYTKSPLAPTFCTPGLKIPSTKNRAALVSADYPLLKTNSSSDDLEMEDCASLVLDSDKCFESGAAPSSPELSPHEYLLRTPTPPNVTTVPEDILQILSKYNPNLPTIPVAVTVMPARNAFLTRCEGQNIKMLATEKLKF, from the exons ATGATGGACCCTATCCAGAAATTCTGTGCAAAGCTGCGGTCTCTGGCGGTGACCCTGGACAGCGAGACGGCGCGGCTGCAGCGAGCGTTAGCGGAGGAAGACAGCG AGTTTGAAGGTTGCACAATGAGAATTTTACATGATCTTCACTCAGAAGTTCGGATTCTAAAG GATGATGCCAGTATTCTTCTTGATAAAGCAATTTTGGAAAGTCAAGAAAACATTGGTTTCATAAAGTCAACCAAAGTGCTGATGAACAAAAATTCAGCGGATATCATGAAAATAACAGAGCTTTTCCAGAAGTATGGATATAATCGATGTGCCAAGCAAAGTTCAG TGGGTGAGCAAGAAGTCTTTGACTCTAAACCAGAGTCTGCTAGAGATGAAAATCTTCAGAAGCCTGATAAGAAGGATGATGTGTCTAATCCTGTCATTCCGAGGAGCTCTGTTTCTGAGAAGATTCCATATAGTCCACAACTTTCAGATTTTGGACTTGAGCGGTACCTGATATCTCAGGTCCCAGCAAACCCTCTACACAGGGTAAACAAAGCAAAGGAAGAGCCAAAAATCTTAATGCCAGCTTTCAAACAATCACTAGTTAAAGTACTAATAACTCCAAAATGTGCACTAAATATGGACAATTTTGAGTGTGTGACTCCTAAATTAGAGCACTATGGTATCTCGGAACATACTATGTGTTTAAATGAAGATTACACAGTGggacttaaaaatataaagaataaaag TGAGGATGCCGTAGAAACAGAACCAGTGTCCATTGATGGTACCACTCCTGGCCTCGTGAACCAGCAACTTGGAAAAAATG atgctgaatataccaagTCTCCCTTGGCACCTACATTCTGTACTCCTGGATTGAAAATTCCTTCTACAAAAAACAGAGCAGCTTTG GTATCTGCAGATTAtccattattaaaaacaaatagttCATCAGATGACTTGGAAATGGAAGACTGTGCCTCGTTAGTGTTAGATTCTGACAAGTGCTTTGAGAGTGGTGCTGCTCCCTCTTCGCCCGAGCTCTCTCCACATGAGTATCTTCTCAGAACACCCACACCTCCGAACGTAACTACAGTTCCAGAGGACATTCTTCAG ATTTTATCAAAATACAACCCAAACCTACCTACTATTCCAGTAGCAGTTACTGTCATGCCAGCCAGAAATGCATTCCTTACTAGATGTGAAGGACAGAACATCAAGATGTTGGCAACAGAAAAACTG AAATTCTAG
- the SKA3 gene encoding spindle and kinetochore-associated protein 3 isoform X1 yields MMDPIQKFCAKLRSLAVTLDSETARLQRALAEEDSEFEGCTMRILHDLHSEVRILKDDASILLDKAILESQENIGFIKSTKVLMNKNSADIMKITELFQKYGYNRCAKQSSVGEQEVFDSKPESARDENLQKPDKKDDVSNPVIPRSSVSEKIPYSPQLSDFGLERYLISQVPANPLHRVNKAKEEPKILMPAFKQSLVKVLITPKCALNMDNFECVTPKLEHYGISEHTMCLNEDYTVGLKNIKNKSEDAVETEPVSIDGTTPGLVNQQLGKNDAEYTKSPLAPTFCTPGLKIPSTKNRAALVSADYPLLKTNSSSDDLEMEDCASLVLDSDKCFESGAAPSSPELSPHEYLLRTPTPPNVTTVPEDILQILSKYNPNLPTIPVAVTVMPARNAFLTRCEGQNIKMLATEKLAEMHSAGGLLRGNVPCTRTECQTFLSDNWKRQVDGLKETAEASEREERIARKVTNPVGIAENHIKRN; encoded by the exons ATGATGGACCCTATCCAGAAATTCTGTGCAAAGCTGCGGTCTCTGGCGGTGACCCTGGACAGCGAGACGGCGCGGCTGCAGCGAGCGTTAGCGGAGGAAGACAGCG AGTTTGAAGGTTGCACAATGAGAATTTTACATGATCTTCACTCAGAAGTTCGGATTCTAAAG GATGATGCCAGTATTCTTCTTGATAAAGCAATTTTGGAAAGTCAAGAAAACATTGGTTTCATAAAGTCAACCAAAGTGCTGATGAACAAAAATTCAGCGGATATCATGAAAATAACAGAGCTTTTCCAGAAGTATGGATATAATCGATGTGCCAAGCAAAGTTCAG TGGGTGAGCAAGAAGTCTTTGACTCTAAACCAGAGTCTGCTAGAGATGAAAATCTTCAGAAGCCTGATAAGAAGGATGATGTGTCTAATCCTGTCATTCCGAGGAGCTCTGTTTCTGAGAAGATTCCATATAGTCCACAACTTTCAGATTTTGGACTTGAGCGGTACCTGATATCTCAGGTCCCAGCAAACCCTCTACACAGGGTAAACAAAGCAAAGGAAGAGCCAAAAATCTTAATGCCAGCTTTCAAACAATCACTAGTTAAAGTACTAATAACTCCAAAATGTGCACTAAATATGGACAATTTTGAGTGTGTGACTCCTAAATTAGAGCACTATGGTATCTCGGAACATACTATGTGTTTAAATGAAGATTACACAGTGggacttaaaaatataaagaataaaag TGAGGATGCCGTAGAAACAGAACCAGTGTCCATTGATGGTACCACTCCTGGCCTCGTGAACCAGCAACTTGGAAAAAATG atgctgaatataccaagTCTCCCTTGGCACCTACATTCTGTACTCCTGGATTGAAAATTCCTTCTACAAAAAACAGAGCAGCTTTG GTATCTGCAGATTAtccattattaaaaacaaatagttCATCAGATGACTTGGAAATGGAAGACTGTGCCTCGTTAGTGTTAGATTCTGACAAGTGCTTTGAGAGTGGTGCTGCTCCCTCTTCGCCCGAGCTCTCTCCACATGAGTATCTTCTCAGAACACCCACACCTCCGAACGTAACTACAGTTCCAGAGGACATTCTTCAG ATTTTATCAAAATACAACCCAAACCTACCTACTATTCCAGTAGCAGTTACTGTCATGCCAGCCAGAAATGCATTCCTTACTAGATGTGAAGGACAGAACATCAAGATGTTGGCAACAGAAAAACTG GCAGAAATGCACAGTGCAGGTGGACTGCTCAGAGGGAATGTCCCATGTACCAGGACTGAATGCCAGACTTTTCTATCAGACAACTGGAAGAGGCAGGTTGATGGACTGAAGGAGACTGCAGAGGCCAGTGAGCGGGAAGAAAGGATTGCAAGGAAAGTGACTAATCCTGTTGGTATTGCTGAAAATCACATAAAAAGGAATTGA
- the SKA3 gene encoding spindle and kinetochore-associated protein 3 isoform X2, with protein sequence MMDPIQKFCAKLRSLAVTLDSETARLQRALAEEDSEFEGCTMRILHDLHSEVRILKDDASILLDKAILESQENIGFIKSTKVLMNKNSADIMKITELFQKYGYNRCAKQSSVGEQEVFDSKPESARDENLQKPDKKDDVSNPVIPRSSVSEKIPYSPQLSDFGLERYLISQVPANPLHRVNKAKEEPKILMPAFKQSLVKVLITPKCALNMDNFECVTPKLEHYGISEHTMCLNEDYTVGLKNIKNKSEDAVETEPVSIDGTTPGLVNQQLGKNDAEYTKSPLAPTFCTPGLKIPSTKNRAALVSADYPLLKTNSSSDDLEMEDCASLVLDSDKCFESGAAPSSPELSPHEYLLRTPTPPNVTTVPEDILQILSKYNPNLPTIPVAVTVMPARNAFLTRCEGQNIKMLATEKLVRVYDHSKQSKF encoded by the exons ATGATGGACCCTATCCAGAAATTCTGTGCAAAGCTGCGGTCTCTGGCGGTGACCCTGGACAGCGAGACGGCGCGGCTGCAGCGAGCGTTAGCGGAGGAAGACAGCG AGTTTGAAGGTTGCACAATGAGAATTTTACATGATCTTCACTCAGAAGTTCGGATTCTAAAG GATGATGCCAGTATTCTTCTTGATAAAGCAATTTTGGAAAGTCAAGAAAACATTGGTTTCATAAAGTCAACCAAAGTGCTGATGAACAAAAATTCAGCGGATATCATGAAAATAACAGAGCTTTTCCAGAAGTATGGATATAATCGATGTGCCAAGCAAAGTTCAG TGGGTGAGCAAGAAGTCTTTGACTCTAAACCAGAGTCTGCTAGAGATGAAAATCTTCAGAAGCCTGATAAGAAGGATGATGTGTCTAATCCTGTCATTCCGAGGAGCTCTGTTTCTGAGAAGATTCCATATAGTCCACAACTTTCAGATTTTGGACTTGAGCGGTACCTGATATCTCAGGTCCCAGCAAACCCTCTACACAGGGTAAACAAAGCAAAGGAAGAGCCAAAAATCTTAATGCCAGCTTTCAAACAATCACTAGTTAAAGTACTAATAACTCCAAAATGTGCACTAAATATGGACAATTTTGAGTGTGTGACTCCTAAATTAGAGCACTATGGTATCTCGGAACATACTATGTGTTTAAATGAAGATTACACAGTGggacttaaaaatataaagaataaaag TGAGGATGCCGTAGAAACAGAACCAGTGTCCATTGATGGTACCACTCCTGGCCTCGTGAACCAGCAACTTGGAAAAAATG atgctgaatataccaagTCTCCCTTGGCACCTACATTCTGTACTCCTGGATTGAAAATTCCTTCTACAAAAAACAGAGCAGCTTTG GTATCTGCAGATTAtccattattaaaaacaaatagttCATCAGATGACTTGGAAATGGAAGACTGTGCCTCGTTAGTGTTAGATTCTGACAAGTGCTTTGAGAGTGGTGCTGCTCCCTCTTCGCCCGAGCTCTCTCCACATGAGTATCTTCTCAGAACACCCACACCTCCGAACGTAACTACAGTTCCAGAGGACATTCTTCAG ATTTTATCAAAATACAACCCAAACCTACCTACTATTCCAGTAGCAGTTACTGTCATGCCAGCCAGAAATGCATTCCTTACTAGATGTGAAGGACAGAACATCAAGATGTTGGCAACAGAAAAACTGGTGAGAGTATATGACCATTCTAAACAAAGT AAATTCTAG